From Candidatus Eisenbacteria bacterium, a single genomic window includes:
- a CDS encoding Rne/Rng family ribonuclease, which translates to MFREIVINVDSNETRIAVLEDAELVELINERLEERRLVGDIYKGRTGAVLPGIQAAFIDIGLPKSAFLHMSDMLESIIDFEMFDIDDEAPHPVKPRDDLKIEDYLQKGQEILVQIIKEPIGTKGPKVSGRISLPGRYLVLMPGLDHVGVSRKIADRDERHRLRKILMSLKPGNAGLICRTVGEGKGEKEFEQDVKYLLDHWGQIEQRSSTAEAPALIHREMDLTTGLIRDLFTEDIDRVVIDSEDSYKQIQSYLRAFSPGLRERVRLFSGQGPVFDEYRIESEIAKTLERKVWLKKGGYIVIDHTEALVAIDVNTGRFTGKRSPEETILKTNIEAAKEIARQIRLRDIGGIIVCDFIDMEQDASKRQVIDTLRQALRSDRARTKVYPVSDLGLVEMTRQRERASLFHYYSDECPTCSGVGRVLSLPSLAMKVERYLRRIGAHSKEKLVQIRIHPDVATFLYDERAERLAALEKQYGLVLDLRDDPRMRLDDLRVIFPRLRKDVTSEFQG; encoded by the coding sequence ATGTTTCGCGAGATCGTCATCAATGTTGATTCCAACGAGACCCGGATCGCGGTCCTCGAGGATGCGGAGCTTGTCGAGCTGATCAACGAGCGCCTCGAGGAACGGCGGCTTGTGGGAGACATCTACAAGGGTAGGACCGGCGCCGTCCTGCCCGGCATCCAGGCCGCCTTCATCGACATCGGGCTTCCGAAGTCGGCCTTCCTCCACATGTCGGACATGCTCGAGTCGATCATCGACTTCGAGATGTTCGACATCGACGACGAGGCCCCCCATCCGGTCAAGCCGAGAGACGACCTGAAGATCGAGGACTATCTCCAGAAGGGGCAGGAGATCCTGGTCCAGATCATCAAGGAGCCGATCGGGACCAAGGGGCCGAAGGTGAGCGGCCGCATCTCCTTGCCGGGGCGCTACCTGGTCTTGATGCCCGGTCTCGATCATGTCGGCGTCTCCCGCAAGATCGCGGATCGGGACGAGCGGCATCGGCTGCGCAAGATCCTCATGAGCCTGAAACCCGGCAACGCCGGGCTGATCTGCAGGACCGTCGGAGAAGGGAAGGGGGAGAAGGAGTTCGAGCAGGACGTCAAGTACCTGCTCGACCACTGGGGGCAGATCGAGCAGAGGTCGTCGACCGCGGAGGCGCCCGCGCTGATCCATAGAGAGATGGACCTGACGACAGGGCTGATCCGCGACCTCTTCACGGAGGACATCGACCGGGTCGTGATCGACTCCGAGGACTCCTACAAGCAGATCCAGTCCTACCTGCGCGCGTTCTCGCCCGGCCTGCGGGAGCGGGTGAGGCTCTTCAGCGGCCAGGGCCCGGTCTTCGACGAATACAGAATCGAGTCGGAGATCGCGAAGACCCTGGAGAGGAAGGTCTGGCTCAAGAAAGGCGGCTACATCGTCATCGACCACACCGAGGCCCTGGTGGCGATCGACGTGAACACCGGGCGATTCACCGGGAAGCGCTCCCCGGAGGAGACGATTCTCAAGACCAACATCGAGGCCGCCAAGGAGATCGCGCGTCAGATCCGCTTGCGGGACATCGGGGGGATCATCGTCTGCGATTTCATCGACATGGAGCAGGACGCCTCGAAGCGACAGGTGATCGACACCCTTCGCCAGGCGCTCCGGTCCGATCGGGCCAGGACGAAGGTCTATCCGGTGAGCGATCTGGGGCTTGTCGAGATGACGCGCCAGCGCGAGCGCGCCTCTCTCTTCCACTATTACAGCGACGAGTGCCCCACATGCTCGGGGGTGGGGAGGGTCCTCTCGCTCCCGTCCCTGGCGATGAAGGTCGAGCGGTATCTGCGCCGGATCGGCGCTCACTCCAAGGAGAAGCTCGTCCAGATCCGGATCCACCCCGACGTGGCGACCTTCCTCTACGACGAGAGGGCCGAGAGGCTCGCCGCCCTCGAGAAGCAGTACGGCCTGGTCCTCGATCTGCGAGACGACCCGCGCATGCGGTTGGACGACCTCCGGGTCATCTTCCCCCGTCTCCGCAAGGACGTGACCTCCGAGTTCCAGGGCTGA
- a CDS encoding CTP synthase, with protein MSEKSPRFIFITGGVVSSLGKGIAAASTGLLLKEHGLKVTMQKFDPYLNVDPGTMSPYQHGEVYVTDDGAETDLDLGHYERFTSESLGKENCVTAGQIYDRILSRERRGDYLGKTVQVIPHVTDEIKKAMVDPAKRLGADVSIIEIGGTVGDIEGLPFLESIRQLRLDLSRERTLSIHLTLVPYIKAAHEMKTKPTQHSVRELREIGIQPDILLCRTEFPIGAEAREKIALFCNIPPKAVIEAPDVASIYEVPLMFHRGGLDRLILEQLGLKPSRPMDLRPWESLVRVIRESPRSVTIGICGKYTHLHDAYKSIVEAMVHAGAANGVRVSLRWIESEDVERDGADAHLKDVGGLLVPGGFGERGIEGMILAAGYARENRIPFFGICLGLQCATIEFARHRAGLEQANSTEFDRQTPHPVIDLLPGQTHSGDKGGTMRLGAYPCRLRPGTKAREAYGEDLIKERHRHRFELNNEFRTRLAASGLVMAGICPDNDLVEIIEIEDHPWFVGVQFHPELRSRPREPHPLFREFVRASAAHRCEVDEAAGAGRAAGRGTGGADG; from the coding sequence ATGAGCGAGAAGTCCCCGCGGTTCATCTTCATCACCGGGGGAGTCGTCTCCTCCCTGGGAAAGGGGATCGCCGCGGCCTCGACGGGGCTCCTGCTCAAGGAGCACGGGTTGAAGGTCACGATGCAGAAGTTCGATCCCTACTTGAACGTCGACCCGGGGACGATGAGCCCCTACCAGCATGGCGAGGTCTACGTCACGGACGACGGCGCGGAAACCGACCTCGACCTGGGCCACTACGAGCGTTTCACGAGCGAGTCGCTCGGCAAGGAGAACTGCGTCACAGCGGGGCAGATCTACGACAGGATCCTCTCGCGCGAGCGAAGGGGCGACTATCTGGGCAAGACGGTCCAGGTGATCCCGCACGTCACCGACGAGATCAAGAAGGCGATGGTCGATCCCGCGAAGCGGCTCGGAGCGGATGTGAGCATCATCGAGATCGGCGGAACTGTGGGCGACATCGAGGGGCTTCCCTTCCTCGAGTCGATCCGACAGCTGCGCCTCGATCTCTCGCGGGAGCGGACCCTCTCGATCCACTTGACCCTCGTCCCGTACATCAAGGCGGCGCACGAGATGAAGACCAAGCCGACGCAGCACAGCGTCCGCGAGCTGCGCGAGATCGGGATCCAGCCCGACATCCTCCTTTGCCGCACCGAGTTCCCGATCGGCGCGGAGGCCCGCGAGAAGATCGCCCTCTTCTGCAACATCCCTCCGAAGGCGGTCATCGAGGCCCCCGATGTGGCCTCGATCTACGAGGTCCCGCTGATGTTCCATCGCGGAGGGCTCGACCGCCTGATCCTCGAGCAGCTGGGGCTCAAGCCGTCCCGCCCCATGGATCTCAGGCCGTGGGAGAGCCTGGTCCGCGTGATCCGCGAGTCGCCGCGCAGTGTGACGATCGGCATCTGCGGCAAGTACACGCACCTGCATGACGCCTACAAGAGCATCGTCGAGGCGATGGTTCACGCCGGGGCGGCCAACGGGGTCCGCGTCTCGCTGCGCTGGATCGAGTCGGAGGACGTGGAGCGCGATGGCGCGGATGCGCACCTCAAGGATGTGGGCGGGCTCCTGGTCCCGGGCGGGTTCGGGGAGCGAGGCATCGAGGGCATGATTCTGGCCGCGGGGTATGCGCGTGAGAACAGGATTCCCTTCTTCGGCATCTGTCTGGGGCTGCAATGCGCCACGATCGAGTTCGCGCGGCACAGGGCCGGGCTCGAGCAAGCGAACAGCACGGAGTTCGATCGGCAGACGCCGCACCCGGTCATCGATCTCCTGCCGGGGCAGACCCACTCGGGGGACAAGGGGGGGACGATGCGCCTGGGAGCCTATCCGTGCCGCCTTCGGCCGGGGACGAAGGCGCGCGAAGCCTACGGCGAGGATCTGATCAAGGAGAGGCACCGGCACCGCTTCGAGCTCAACAACGAGTTCCGGACGCGCCTCGCGGCGAGCGGGCTCGTGATGGCCGGGATCTGCCCCGACAACGACCTGGTGGAGATCATCGAGATCGAGGACCACCCCTGGTTCGTGGGGGTGCAGTTCCACCCGGAGCTGCGGAGCCGTCCGCGGGAGCCGCACCCCCTCTTCCGGGAGTTCGTCCGCGCCTCCGCGGCGCACCGGTGCGAGGTCGATGAAGCGGCGGGCGCGGGTAGGGCGGCCGGACGCGGAACGGGCGGCGCCGATGGGTGA
- a CDS encoding ComF family protein, which produces MTDGADHPGIDLVSRASTSALLAQRLASIARGALSLLLPPSCPACGRGVEGPPLPCRSCDAALRLLWNEARRLEPPEPISPFLYAGVVKDLVRRMKYRGDRAAAGFLGEMMAARLRAIRIEPGQGFLVPVPLHPTRLRERGFNQAERLARIVGRRAGLPLFPGLIRRVRWTGSQTVLDTEKRRAAVASAFRPGKTLARRTVPRGSAILVDDVWTTGATAQACRGALEAAGCVPPILVLTAARAELARESGSDSPSLPGD; this is translated from the coding sequence GTGACGGATGGCGCCGATCATCCTGGGATCGATCTGGTCTCCCGCGCCTCGACCTCAGCACTCCTCGCGCAGCGTCTCGCATCGATCGCGAGGGGGGCGCTGAGTCTTCTGCTTCCTCCCTCATGTCCGGCCTGCGGGCGGGGCGTCGAAGGACCGCCGCTGCCCTGTCGCTCCTGCGACGCCGCCCTCCGGCTCCTCTGGAATGAAGCCCGGCGCCTCGAGCCGCCCGAACCGATCAGCCCGTTCCTGTACGCGGGGGTCGTCAAGGATCTCGTGCGCCGGATGAAGTACAGGGGCGACCGCGCCGCCGCGGGCTTCCTCGGCGAGATGATGGCCGCCCGGCTCCGCGCGATCAGGATCGAGCCCGGCCAGGGCTTCCTCGTCCCGGTCCCGCTCCATCCGACCCGGCTCCGGGAGCGCGGGTTCAACCAGGCCGAAAGGCTTGCCCGGATCGTGGGACGGAGGGCGGGGCTGCCGCTGTTCCCGGGATTGATCCGAAGGGTCCGGTGGACCGGATCCCAGACGGTCCTCGATACGGAGAAGCGGCGAGCGGCGGTCGCGAGCGCCTTTCGCCCGGGAAAGACGCTCGCGAGGCGGACGGTCCCGCGGGGGAGCGCGATTCTTGTCGACGACGTCTGGACGACGGGAGCGACCGCACAGGCCTGCCGCGGAGCGCTCGAGGCGGCGGGTTGCGTCCCGCCGATCCTCGTGCTGACCGCCGCTCGGGCCGAGCTGGCCCGCGAGAGCGGGAGCGATTCCCCCTCCCTGCCCGGGGATTGA
- the kdsB gene encoding 3-deoxy-manno-octulosonate cytidylyltransferase, with protein sequence MSVSSQKIVGVIPARYAATRFPGKLLASLGGRTVLGRAHERAAGARSLDRLLVATDDERILREVLAFGGEAVMTRSSHRSGTDRVAEAVSSLGPEYAFVVNIQGDEPFLDPVTIDELANGLRSDPAAIWTAVAPIRDEETLARPDVVKAVVARDRRVLYFSRAPLPYRREGTQEPRRCWHHIGVYGFDRGVLERFVRLPVSSLEDLEGLEQLRALEEGIPIRVIITESSFGGIDTREDLDRANRFLAAEAEGRDSG encoded by the coding sequence GTGTCGGTCTCCTCACAGAAGATCGTGGGGGTGATCCCTGCCCGGTATGCGGCCACTCGATTCCCCGGCAAGCTGCTCGCGAGTCTGGGCGGACGCACGGTTCTGGGGCGCGCGCACGAGCGCGCCGCGGGCGCGCGCAGCCTCGACCGTCTCCTTGTCGCGACCGACGACGAACGGATCCTCCGCGAGGTGCTGGCCTTCGGCGGCGAGGCGGTGATGACGCGTTCCTCGCACCGCTCCGGCACCGATCGCGTCGCCGAGGCCGTCTCCTCTCTCGGGCCGGAATACGCCTTCGTGGTCAACATCCAGGGGGACGAGCCGTTTCTCGACCCGGTCACAATCGACGAGCTGGCGAATGGCCTCCGATCGGATCCGGCGGCGATCTGGACAGCCGTCGCCCCCATTCGGGACGAGGAGACGCTGGCCCGTCCGGACGTCGTGAAGGCCGTGGTCGCGCGGGACAGGCGGGTTCTCTATTTCTCGAGGGCTCCCTTGCCCTATCGTCGAGAGGGGACACAAGAGCCCCGGCGCTGCTGGCATCACATCGGCGTCTATGGATTCGATCGAGGAGTGCTCGAGCGTTTTGTGCGGCTGCCCGTCTCGAGCCTCGAGGATCTCGAGGGGCTCGAGCAGCTGCGGGCCTTGGAGGAGGGGATACCGATCCGGGTCATTATCACCGAGTCCTCGTTTGGCGGAATCGACACGCGCGAGGATCTGGACCGGGCAAACCGTTTTCTTGCCGCCGAAGCGGAGGGGAGAGACAGCGGATGA
- the rplU gene encoding 50S ribosomal protein L21: MYAIVELQGRQYRVEPGARLQVPLLSAEPGSRIAIEKVLVLSGDEGVRVGHPHVEGASVEATVVRHGRGPKVLVGKYKKRKDYRRRNGYRDDYTEVEIVAIHAA; encoded by the coding sequence GTGTACGCAATTGTCGAGCTGCAGGGGCGGCAGTACCGGGTGGAGCCGGGCGCGAGGCTCCAGGTTCCGCTCCTCTCGGCGGAGCCGGGAAGCCGGATCGCCATAGAGAAGGTCCTCGTTCTCTCGGGGGACGAGGGCGTGCGCGTCGGGCATCCCCACGTCGAGGGAGCGAGCGTGGAGGCGACCGTTGTCCGCCACGGGCGCGGCCCGAAGGTGCTCGTCGGGAAGTACAAGAAACGGAAGGACTATCGCAGGCGCAACGGCTATCGCGACGATTACACCGAAGTTGAGATCGTCGCGATCCACGCGGCCTGA
- a CDS encoding 50S ribosomal protein L27 has translation MAHKKGLGSSRNGRDSNSQRLGVKAFGGEFVTAGSIIVRQRGTRYVPGRNVRRAKDDSLFSVVDGHVLFAKHRNGRPLVSVLQETPAAEE, from the coding sequence ATGGCGCACAAGAAGGGTCTCGGGTCGAGTCGGAACGGTCGCGACAGCAACTCGCAGCGTCTCGGCGTGAAGGCGTTCGGCGGGGAGTTCGTCACGGCCGGCTCCATCATCGTCAGGCAGCGCGGGACGCGCTACGTCCCCGGCCGCAACGTCCGAAGGGCGAAGGACGACAGCCTCTTTTCGGTCGTCGACGGCCATGTCCTCTTCGCGAAGCACAGGAACGGCCGTCCTCTCGTCAGCGTTCTCCAGGAGACTCCCGCCGCAGAGGAGTAG
- a CDS encoding 3-deoxy-8-phosphooctulonate synthase: MGDRGYRFLGRTHPAEHLFVIAGPCVIESEQMSLDVAGKLREICSRLGIGYVFKSSYRKDNRSSVESFVGPDAEKGLAILSGVRREIKVPVLTDVHCRDEVAPAAAAVDVLQIPAFLCRQTRLLQEAARACGVVNVKKGQFMAPDDMGRVLEKLEAARPGGEFWLTERGTTFGYRDLVVDMRGFAIMGDLASTVVFDVTHSLQHPGAGGDRRFARTLARAAIAAGADGLFLETHPEPESALSDPTTQLPLSSVASFLEEMLEWKRLCGRRARMGEA; this comes from the coding sequence ATGGGTGATCGCGGCTATCGGTTTCTCGGGCGGACGCACCCGGCAGAGCATCTCTTCGTCATCGCCGGTCCCTGCGTCATCGAGTCGGAGCAGATGAGCCTCGATGTCGCGGGGAAGCTCAGGGAGATCTGCTCGCGCCTGGGAATCGGCTATGTCTTCAAGAGCTCGTATCGAAAGGACAACCGATCCTCCGTCGAGTCCTTCGTGGGGCCTGACGCGGAGAAGGGGCTCGCGATCCTCTCCGGCGTGCGCCGAGAGATCAAGGTCCCCGTCCTGACCGATGTTCATTGCCGGGACGAAGTGGCCCCGGCGGCCGCGGCGGTCGATGTCCTGCAGATCCCCGCGTTCCTCTGCCGCCAGACGCGCCTGTTGCAGGAAGCCGCGCGCGCCTGCGGGGTCGTGAACGTGAAGAAGGGGCAGTTCATGGCCCCGGACGACATGGGGAGGGTCCTCGAGAAGCTCGAGGCGGCGCGGCCCGGCGGAGAGTTCTGGCTGACCGAGAGGGGGACGACCTTCGGCTACCGCGATCTGGTCGTCGACATGCGCGGCTTCGCGATCATGGGGGATCTCGCATCGACCGTCGTCTTCGACGTGACGCACTCCCTCCAGCATCCCGGGGCAGGGGGGGACCGGAGGTTCGCGAGGACCCTGGCCCGCGCCGCGATCGCAGCGGGCGCGGACGGTCTCTTTCTCGAGACGCACCCCGAGCCTGAGAGCGCCCTCTCCGATCCGACCACCCAACTGCCCCTCTCGTCGGTCGCGTCGTTTCTGGAGGAGATGCTCGAGTGGAAGAGGCTCTGCGGGCG